AGACAACGCTATGGCTAAGTGCAGTTTGTTCAACAGTGCCAATGGCTTCATCGTATTTTTGGTTAAACTCGCGATCAATCGCCGCCTTTTGACGTTGATAACCTGGGTTATCAAAAATTTCTGGAAACAGTGCCATCAACTCATCAATGAAGGTATTGATACGTGCCAATAACTGTTTGCCATCACCCGGGCTAACGTAAAGTCGATATGGTGCGTGGTTATCATCAAAGTTGTTGATATAGCACCACTCGGATGGCGTGGTTTGCTCACCTGCCACTTCATTTAGCATTTGCTTGATTAATGTTTGGCGACCAGTACCGTGATCCCCCATGGCGAACACATTAAAACCGATAGCTTCCATTGACAAACCAAATTCCAACGCCTCTTTTGCACGTTCATGCCCGACAAATGGCTGACGTTCAATGGCGTGCTCAGAGCTGATAAACATCGCCTCTGATAAATTAGCAGTTAATTGGTTTGGTTTTAGCAGGCAGCTAACAGCGGATAAACTCATGCAGGAACTCAAATGAAACATGTTCAGATTTTGTTAGTATTATCGCCAGTTTACTCGCTTGCCTGCCAAGAGCAAAGGTAATTTACCCTTGGCTTTGACAGGTGGTTACTTATCAATCAACGCAATCTAGTTAGCAGCAACTTAACCCCGCCCTATCTGCACTAGAAAGTAAGTTTCATTTACTTGAATAATCCTATTTACCGAAAACTAAGGAGATAGCGGCTGTCGGTAAAACTTATCGTGCCCACACTTAGCACAATTAGCGACTTGCGAGAAATGAGAAACCGTCAGCGAGGTTTGACATTGGCAGCAAACCAATACACCAAAACCAATATAGTCACCACTTTGATAGATACCATCATGGGCAAAATCATCCGGCAACTCAGCCCACTCTATTTGCGATTTATCTGCCGCTTTTGCTAACGAATCCCACCATGTTTCGTTAAGTAGTCCCAAATAAATTGAATGTGCCGAGTCTTGCTGCCACTGCTCGCTAAACTCCTTTAAGTCATACTTCAAGTTATCAACAAATTGGCCGACTCGCTCTTGCGATAAACTCTCTGCGGCATGCGCTAACGCCTTTGCTTCTTCCACGACATCAATTAACTGCCTGACCTCATGTTGCTGAATATCTTGCAGCCAATTGGAAAGCTTTTGATAAATAGTATCTAGTTGGTTGTGCTCAGCCATCATAACTCCTTAATCACTTAAGCAAGAAACACCCTATCATTGAGTATAGCTAGCCATAGCGATATCGTATTTTAGTGATTCTAAAATTAGCCTTAACTCAGGTTGCAATTAACGGGATTAAACTTGTTGTTTCCTAGCTGGATAAGGTATTCTATGCGGCAAAATTTAACATGCCGCCATTGCAGCCGTTCAAAGAGCGAATAAATAGCGATTAAATCGTTATTTAATGCCCACGTTACTTACCCTGCTACTTACCTAGCCACATGGGATAAATAATGGTAAAAAGCTGCTAGTTAAGGCTTAGGCACCCTCTTCTGAGTATTTGAGAAATTAATTGATGGAATCCACATACAATCCCCAATCGATTGAAGCAGAAGTTCAGCAGTTCTGGACTGACAACAAAACCTTTAAAGCACAAGAAAAACCGGGCAAAGAGAAGTTCTACTGCCTGTCGATGTTCCCATACCCTAGCGGTCGTCTGCATATGGGTCACGTGCGTAACTACAGCTTGGGTGATGTAATTTCTCGCTACCAACGCATGCAAGGTAAAAACGTATTACAGCCTATGGGTTGGGATGCATTCGGTTTACCAGCAGAAAATGCGGCAATTAAGAATAATTCAGCACCAGCCAAGTGGACTTACCAAAACATTGATTACATGCGCGGCCAATTGCAGTCGCTGGGTTTTGGCTATGACTGGGATCGCGAATTCGCGACTTGTCAAAAAGATTACTACCGCTGGGAGCAGTGGTTCTTCACTAAGCTTTACGAAAAAGGCTTAGTTTACAAGAAAAATGCCACAGTAAACTGGGATCCGGTTGACCAAACAGTACTGGCTAACGAGCAAGTTATTGATGGCCGAGGCTGGCGCTCAGGTGCGATTGTTGAGCGTAAAGAAATTCCTCAATGGTTTATCAAAATCACCGACTACGCAGAAGAGTTATTAAATGACTTAGATCAGCTAGAAGGCTGGCCTGAGCAAGTAAAAACTATGCAGCGCAACTGGATTGGTCGCTCAGAAGGTGTAGAAATGACGTTCGCTGTTGAAGGCAGTGAAGAGAGCTTTGATATTTACACCACACGACCAGACACCATTATGGGTGTCACTTATGTTGCCCTTGCCGCCCAGCATCCATTGTCAGTTAAAGCGGCTGAAAATAACCCAGCGCTGGCTGAATTTATCGCAGAAGTGAAAGCAAGCAAGCTATCTGAAGCGGATATGGCAACCGTTGAGAAAAAAGGTGTTGATACTGGCCTTAAAGCTATTCACCCGTTAACTGGTGAATTAGTACCAGTATGGGCAGCTAACTTCGTGCTAATGGATTACGGCTCAGGCGCGGTCATGTCAGTACCAGGTCACGACCAACGTGACTTTGAATTTGCCACTAAGTACGGTTTAGAAATCGCGCAAGTCATTGCTGGCAGCGAAGAAGACGATATCAGCAAAGCAGCCATCACAGAAAAAGGTGCCTTAATTAACTCTGGCGAATTTGATGGTTTATCGTTTGATGAAGCGTTTAAAGCGGTTGCCGCTAAGCTTGAATCATTAAGTAAAGGTAAGATCACCGTTAACTACCGCTTACGTGACTGGGGCGTATCACGCCAACGCTACTGGGGCGCGCCAATTCCGATGATTAACCTAGCCAATGGTGAATCTGTGCCAGTGCCAGAAGATCAACTGCCGGTTGAATTACCAGAAGATGTGGTAATGAATGGTGTCACCTCGCCAATCAAAGATGATCCAGAGTGGGCAAAAACTACTTACAACGGCGAAGCAGCATTCCGTGAAACCGATACCTTCGATACCTTTATGGAATCATCTTGGTACTACGCACGCTACTGTTCAACTGATTCAAACGATCAAATGTTAGACCCAGAAAAGGCAAACTACTGGTTACCCGTTGATCAATACATTGGTGGTATTGAGCATGCTATTTTGCACTTATTGTACGCCCGCTTCTTCCACAAACTACTGCGTGATGTCGGCCTAGTTGATTCAGACGAACCGTTCAAGAGCCTGCTATGTCAAGGCATGGTGTTAGCAGAAACCTACTACCGTGAAGGTGCTAACGGTGGCCAAGAATGGATTGCCCCAACTGACGTAGAAGTTGAGCGTGACGAAAAAGGCAAGATCACAGCAGCAAAAAGCAAAATTGATGGTGAGCCAGTAATTTCGGCAGGCATGAGTAAAATGTCGAAGTCGAAAAACAATGGTATCGACCCACAAGCGGTTATCGAGCAATACGGCGCAGATACCGTACGTTTATTTATTATGTTCACTTCACCACCAGAGCAAACCTTAGAATGGTCTGACTCAGGTGTGGAAGGTGCACACCGTTTCCTTAAGCGTGTCTGGAAACTCGCTGCTGATTTCACCGAAGCAGCAAAAGCAACTGAGCTTGACGCGTCAAACGTGAACTTTGCTAGCCAGCACAAAGCACTTCGTCGTGAGTTACACAAAACAATTGCTAAGGTAAGTGATGACATTGGTCGTCGTAACACCTTTAACACCGCGATTGCGGCGGTGATGGAGCTAATGAACCACTTAGCCAAAGCTAAGCTTGAGTCAAACGAAGATCTAGTGGTTATGCAAGAAGCGGTTCGCGCAGTTACCTTAATGCTTACGCCAATTGTGCCTCACTTAAGTCACAAGTTATGGCAAGAAATTGGTGACGGTAGCCAAGTTGAAGACGCGCTTTGGCCGCAAGTAGATGACGCTGCACTGGTTGAAGATGAAAAACTTATCATCGTACAAGTGAACGGTAAGCTTCGTGCTAAAGTGACTGTTGCTGCTGATGCTAGCCAAGAATCTGTGGAAGCATTAGCGAAAGAAGAGGAAAACGTAGCAAAATTTGTTGAAGGCAAAACTGTGCGTAAAGTGATTTATGTACCAGGTAAGCTGCTAAACATTGTAGCCAACTAAAGGTTGCTAGCTAGTTGTTACTAATGATTATTTAATATCAAATAGCCGCTAACTAACACTATAAAAATGCGCCTAGCAAGTCCTTGTTAGGCGCTATAAATAGGGCGTTAGTTTAGGCGCTAATTATTTAATCTTGTCGGGTTCTTTTCGCTTTAGAGTAAGGAAAAATTATGAAGTTATCGTCACATAAAATAAGCCTAATTGTCGTGTTAAGCATTTTGCTATCGGCTTGTGGCTTTCGCTTACGCGGTGACTTTCTGCTCGCACCAGAACTGCAAACCCTTTATGTTAGCTCAGTTGACAAACACGGTGAGCTAACTCGTTTAGTCAAACAGCATTTAACCTTAAATCAGGTGAATATCGTTAGTACACCTCGTGCCGAACTACCTGAGCTGAGAATTTTAAAAGATGAGCTAAATCGTCGCACGCTATCACTCTTCCCTAACGGACAAGTGGCTGAATACGAAATTATCTATACCGTTAATTACCAGCTACAAATGGCTAACCAAGAACCTCAGCGCTTTAGCTTTGAGCTTTACAGTGATTATCAAGATGACCCAGATCGCACTTTGGCAAAAAGTCGCGAACTTGCACTACTGTTAAAAGAAATGCGCCAACTTGCTGCAGATCGTATCCTACGTGAAATGGCGAGTATTCAAGTTAATAGCTAAGCTTTCAACGCCAATTAACGAGGTTTTTAAGCTTGCGCATCTACCACAATCAACTCTCACAAACCTTATCACAGCCGTTGGCACCTGTTTGGCTAGTATTTGGTGACGAGCCTTGGCAAAAAAACGATAGTTTGGCGCAAATTAAAGCCGCTGCACTGCAGCAAGGTTTTGATGAGCTAATCCGCTTTAGTATCGATGACAAATTCAGTTGGGATGAGGTGCTCAACGAATACAATGCAATGAGCCTATTTGCCGCCCGCCGTGTGATCGAGCTTGAGTTTCTTAGCACCAAGTTAAACGATAGTGCCACAAAAGCGATTGAGTTCATTTGTAGTCAGCTTAGCCCAGATGTCACCTTACTTTGCCATGGTGATAAACTCGATGGCAACGCCAGCAAAAAGAAATGGTTTAAAGCACTGAGCGGCGCAGGTGTTTATCTGCCGCTTTACGATCTAGACACCAAAGGTTTAGCCATGTGGCTAAATCGCCAAGTTCGCCAATATCAATTGGTGATTGATAAACAAGGCATTGAATTATTGCTGGCCATGTTTGAGGGTAATGTCTTAGCGCTCGATCAAGAGTTGCAAAAGCTGTCTATTTTATATGGCCAGCAGGCAATTGACTTTGATACCTTGTCAGCACTGATTATTAGCCAAGCAAAATTTAATCCTTTTGCCTTAGTGGATGCCTTACTCGCGGGTAAAATTGATCGCTGCATCACGATGTTAGATCAGCAGCAACAAGAAGGGACGCCTGCGGCCAAAATACAATGGTTTATCAATAAAGAGCTCAATCAGCTCAAACAAATGCATTACCAATTACAAGCAGGCGAAAACGAGCAAGCCATATTTAAAGCATTTCGCATTTGGGATAAGCGCAAACCGCTTTATCAGCATGCACTAGCCAATATGTCGCTTGATAATATTTTAATTGCGATTACCCGCCTAGCCGATGTTGATTTGGTCAGTAAAACTACGAGTGAATTTAATGTTTTTCAGATGCTCGCAGATGTCTGTATTTGCGCTTATCACGGTGAAAAGCTAAAGCCACTTAGCCTAAACTACTATGACTAACGTTGCTGAAAACGAGCGTGTTAAAAGCAAACGGCCCAAAAACACCGAAAGCCAACTAATTTTTGGCGGCACCTTTGACCCTTTTCACTTGGGTCACTTAAACCTATGTAAACATATTGCAGGCGATTTAAACGTTAATAAAATCACGCTATTGCCAGCGAATATTCCGCCGCATAAAGCGGCTGCCAAGGTATGCAGTCAACACAGATTGGCAATGTTACAGGCACTCGCCCAGCAAGTGCCTCTTTTTCGTGTCGATGGTCGAGAGCTTAATCGCGACAAGCCAAGTTATACAGTCGACACATTAGAAGAGATTAAGCTCGAAAAACCATCGCTTTCGCTAAGTTTACTTATTGGTATGGACTCTTTACTTAGCTTTACTCAGTGGCATCAATGGCAGGAAATACTCGCGCGAGTTAATCTTATTGTCTGTACACGCCCCAATTACACCCTTAACATAAAACAATTGCACGCAGAGCTTCAGCAGCGCCTGACCGACAAAGCCTCGTTAAATCTAGCTGATGTTGGACAAATTTATTTAGCCCCGTCAGCTAATGTAGACTTGTCTTCAACCGATATTCGCTATCAGCTTAGTCAAGTAAACACGTACGATTCATCATCGGTCACCACTTCTTCCCAAGTGCCTAGCCAAGCATTTAACCAGCTCCCCAAGGTAATCGCAGAGTACATCAAGCAGCATCAGCTTTATTGCTAATAATTTGCCTGAATATACAGATAACTCACTATCCGCACTAACCTAAACATCAACGCGTTTTTGTGAATACTTCACGAATAAGTACTTCGTAGCCTAATAATTTACTGCCTGCTACCTTTGAGCAGTTAACGCTCTTGATAAATAGTGATATTATTAGCGGTTACTAATTTCGAATATTGTTTTAATTCAATTTCAATCAAGGAAAAAACATTGCAAAGTGAAGCTCTTTCCGCTTTCGTTTATGAAAAAATCGACGATCTAAAAGGCCGCGACATTATCACCCTAAATATTCAAGATAAGGCCAGTTTTGCTGATTACATGGTAGTCGCTTCAGGTAACTCTAATCGCCACGTTAAATCTATTGCGCAAAATGTTGCCATGGAATGCCGTGCTGAAGGTATCGAACCGCTCGGTATCGAAGGTAACGATATTGGTGAATGGTCGTTAGTTGACTTAGGTTCAGTGGTCGTTCATGTCATGACTGACGAGCAACGTGACAAATACCAAATTGAAAAGCTTTGGCAAGACTAACAGCAATTTAGGCGATCCGTTCAATGCGTTTAACTTTATATGCCGTTGGCAATAAAATGCCTGCTTGGGTGACTCAGGGCTTTGAAGAATATGCCCGCCGTTTCCCACGTGATTTAAGCTTTCATCTGGTTGAAATCCCTCCTGGTAAACGTACTAAAAATGCTGATATTGCCCGTATTCTAGACAAAGAAGGCGAGCAAATGTTAGCGGCTATTCCAAAAGGCAATCGCATTGTTACCCTAGAAGTAACAGGTAAACCCTGGGACACTCCAATGCTCGCTACCCAGCTAGAGCGTTGGCAGCACGATGGCCGAGATGTGGCATTATTGGTTGGTGGGCCAGAGGGGCTAGCACCCGCTTGTATTAAAGCCTCAGAGCAAAAGTGGTCGCTTTCACCGTTAACATTGCCACACCCTATGGTGCGCATTATTATTGCCGAAAGTTTGTATCGCGCTTGGAGTGTTAATACTAACCATCCTTATCATCGAGAATAAGCCCAGAGAATAAGCCCAGAGAATAAGCCCAGAGAGTAAGCAAAGGAAATAGCCATCAAAACTAAGCAGCTATCATGGTAAGACGTAAACGCGTATCCATACGTAACCACAGCGCCGAGGCAAACTTGTTTGCTCGCCGTGCTTTTATTGCACTCATTGGTGTGGTCGCGATGTTGATTGTTCTGTTTACCAACGTTTATAACTCGCAAGTTAACTCGTTCGAAAAGTATCAAACACGATCAAACAGCAACCGCATTAAGCTTTTACCTGTTGCCCCTAATCGCGGGCAAATCTATGATCGCAATGGCGTACTGCTGGCTGAAAATAAGCCCGTTTACAGCTTAGAAATTATTCCTGAGCAGGTTGAAGACCTCGAAGGTACGATTGCCGATATTAGCGAGTTGCTCGATATCAGCGAAGAAAAGCAACAAAAATTCTTCAAAGCGCTGCGCGGTAAACGTCGTTTTAAACCGATTGAATTGCAGTCGCGTTTGAGCGATCAGCAAGTTGCGCTCTTTTCCGTTAATCAGCATAAATACCCAGGCGCATTTATTGATGCCCGACTTAAGCGTTATTATCCTTTTGGTGATTTAACCACCCATAATTTAGGTTATGTTGCCAAAATTAACCGTAAAGACGCGCAGCGTCTAGAAGCAGACGGAAAATCAGAGAATTACGCCGCAAC
This Thalassotalea euphylliae DNA region includes the following protein-coding sequences:
- a CDS encoding LPS-assembly lipoprotein LptE; this translates as MKLSSHKISLIVVLSILLSACGFRLRGDFLLAPELQTLYVSSVDKHGELTRLVKQHLTLNQVNIVSTPRAELPELRILKDELNRRTLSLFPNGQVAEYEIIYTVNYQLQMANQEPQRFSFELYSDYQDDPDRTLAKSRELALLLKEMRQLAADRILREMASIQVNS
- the holA gene encoding DNA polymerase III subunit delta, which codes for MRIYHNQLSQTLSQPLAPVWLVFGDEPWQKNDSLAQIKAAALQQGFDELIRFSIDDKFSWDEVLNEYNAMSLFAARRVIELEFLSTKLNDSATKAIEFICSQLSPDVTLLCHGDKLDGNASKKKWFKALSGAGVYLPLYDLDTKGLAMWLNRQVRQYQLVIDKQGIELLLAMFEGNVLALDQELQKLSILYGQQAIDFDTLSALIISQAKFNPFALVDALLAGKIDRCITMLDQQQQEGTPAAKIQWFINKELNQLKQMHYQLQAGENEQAIFKAFRIWDKRKPLYQHALANMSLDNILIAITRLADVDLVSKTTSEFNVFQMLADVCICAYHGEKLKPLSLNYYD
- the rsfS gene encoding ribosome silencing factor; its protein translation is MQSEALSAFVYEKIDDLKGRDIITLNIQDKASFADYMVVASGNSNRHVKSIAQNVAMECRAEGIEPLGIEGNDIGEWSLVDLGSVVVHVMTDEQRDKYQIEKLWQD
- the leuS gene encoding leucine--tRNA ligase, encoding MESTYNPQSIEAEVQQFWTDNKTFKAQEKPGKEKFYCLSMFPYPSGRLHMGHVRNYSLGDVISRYQRMQGKNVLQPMGWDAFGLPAENAAIKNNSAPAKWTYQNIDYMRGQLQSLGFGYDWDREFATCQKDYYRWEQWFFTKLYEKGLVYKKNATVNWDPVDQTVLANEQVIDGRGWRSGAIVERKEIPQWFIKITDYAEELLNDLDQLEGWPEQVKTMQRNWIGRSEGVEMTFAVEGSEESFDIYTTRPDTIMGVTYVALAAQHPLSVKAAENNPALAEFIAEVKASKLSEADMATVEKKGVDTGLKAIHPLTGELVPVWAANFVLMDYGSGAVMSVPGHDQRDFEFATKYGLEIAQVIAGSEEDDISKAAITEKGALINSGEFDGLSFDEAFKAVAAKLESLSKGKITVNYRLRDWGVSRQRYWGAPIPMINLANGESVPVPEDQLPVELPEDVVMNGVTSPIKDDPEWAKTTYNGEAAFRETDTFDTFMESSWYYARYCSTDSNDQMLDPEKANYWLPVDQYIGGIEHAILHLLYARFFHKLLRDVGLVDSDEPFKSLLCQGMVLAETYYREGANGGQEWIAPTDVEVERDEKGKITAAKSKIDGEPVISAGMSKMSKSKNNGIDPQAVIEQYGADTVRLFIMFTSPPEQTLEWSDSGVEGAHRFLKRVWKLAADFTEAAKATELDASNVNFASQHKALRRELHKTIAKVSDDIGRRNTFNTAIAAVMELMNHLAKAKLESNEDLVVMQEAVRAVTLMLTPIVPHLSHKLWQEIGDGSQVEDALWPQVDDAALVEDEKLIIVQVNGKLRAKVTVAADASQESVEALAKEEENVAKFVEGKTVRKVIYVPGKLLNIVAN
- the nadD gene encoding nicotinate-nucleotide adenylyltransferase, whose product is MTNVAENERVKSKRPKNTESQLIFGGTFDPFHLGHLNLCKHIAGDLNVNKITLLPANIPPHKAAAKVCSQHRLAMLQALAQQVPLFRVDGRELNRDKPSYTVDTLEEIKLEKPSLSLSLLIGMDSLLSFTQWHQWQEILARVNLIVCTRPNYTLNIKQLHAELQQRLTDKASLNLADVGQIYLAPSANVDLSSTDIRYQLSQVNTYDSSSVTTSSQVPSQAFNQLPKVIAEYIKQHQLYC
- the rlmH gene encoding 23S rRNA (pseudouridine(1915)-N(3))-methyltransferase RlmH, which codes for MRLTLYAVGNKMPAWVTQGFEEYARRFPRDLSFHLVEIPPGKRTKNADIARILDKEGEQMLAAIPKGNRIVTLEVTGKPWDTPMLATQLERWQHDGRDVALLVGGPEGLAPACIKASEQKWSLSPLTLPHPMVRIIIAESLYRAWSVNTNHPYHRE
- a CDS encoding zinc ribbon-containing protein, translated to MAEHNQLDTIYQKLSNWLQDIQQHEVRQLIDVVEEAKALAHAAESLSQERVGQFVDNLKYDLKEFSEQWQQDSAHSIYLGLLNETWWDSLAKAADKSQIEWAELPDDFAHDGIYQSGDYIGFGVLVCCQCQTSLTVSHFSQVANCAKCGHDKFYRQPLSP